The following coding sequences lie in one Vibrio splendidus genomic window:
- a CDS encoding siderophore ABC transporter substrate-binding protein — MKKTINSVRQLLSGFAIILASSLLMTAQAKTVTIEHVKGTAQFTEVPQRVVVLGFGSLDVLDQIGVQPVGAPHSLLPDYLASYKETTANTGSLSEPDFEAIYMLKPDIIIAENRMLKVYDKLAQIAPTVMFSIEGDKYWADAQQNWRALGDIFGKQAEVEAIIKETQASITAVNDKVASDETSAMMLMNNGNNIAMFNKGSRFSIIFDDFGFEESKSATVAPIKGTHGNLISFEYIADAKPEVLYVLDREKAIGKSEGRAQQLFDNPLVAATPAAQKGNIVYLDSSAWYLAGGGVTAIHRMLGDIERTIQ, encoded by the coding sequence ATGAAGAAAACAATCAATTCAGTTCGCCAGTTGTTAAGCGGGTTTGCCATCATTCTTGCATCATCATTACTGATGACCGCTCAAGCGAAAACCGTGACCATTGAACACGTAAAGGGCACGGCGCAGTTTACTGAAGTACCACAGCGCGTTGTGGTACTTGGCTTTGGTAGCTTGGATGTGCTTGATCAAATTGGTGTACAGCCAGTTGGTGCGCCTCATAGCTTGCTGCCCGATTACCTAGCTTCGTACAAAGAAACGACAGCAAATACAGGATCATTGAGTGAACCGGATTTTGAAGCTATCTACATGTTGAAGCCTGACATCATTATCGCGGAAAACCGTATGCTTAAGGTTTACGACAAGCTGGCACAAATCGCTCCAACGGTCATGTTCTCTATTGAAGGTGATAAATACTGGGCTGATGCTCAGCAAAACTGGCGCGCGCTAGGTGACATCTTTGGTAAGCAAGCTGAAGTAGAAGCGATAATCAAAGAGACTCAAGCGTCTATCACGGCGGTAAACGACAAAGTTGCGTCTGACGAAACGTCTGCAATGATGCTGATGAACAACGGCAACAACATTGCGATGTTCAATAAGGGCAGTCGCTTCTCGATCATTTTTGATGATTTTGGTTTCGAGGAGTCAAAGAGTGCGACAGTGGCTCCAATTAAAGGGACTCACGGCAACCTAATCTCGTTCGAATACATTGCTGACGCAAAACCTGAAGTGCTTTACGTTCTTGACCGCGAAAAAGCGATCGGTAAATCAGAAGGGCGCGCACAACAGCTGTTTGATAACCCATTAGTTGCGGCGACACCTGCAGCGCAGAAAGGCAACATCGTTTACCTTGATTCAAGTGCTTGGTATTTGGCTGGTGGTGGCGTGACAGCGATTCACAGAATGTTGGGTGATATTGAACGAACGATTCAATAG
- a CDS encoding ABC transporter permease: protein MLKPIAAAVFLVVLCIMSLMIGVAEISFSDFFNGNQHANSIYVVSRIPRLFAIVLAGAGLSVAGLIMQQIVQNKFAAPSTMGTIDCAMLGYIVGILVLGNAAQWSYLGFIFAFAVFGTMLLVRFLQHLKFKNAVLVPLIGIMYGNVVSSLTTFIAYKYDLVQTMSAWTMANFASVLQGSYEILYLAVPACVLAYYFASQFSAASIGESFAKNIGLNYQKIVFIGVALVAICASSVVMIVGVIPFLGLIVPNIVSLMMGDNMKKILPWTAYWGVILVLVCDLLARIVIFPYEIPISMVISVFGGLIFIYLIMRDKSNA, encoded by the coding sequence ATGTTGAAACCCATTGCCGCTGCTGTATTTCTTGTTGTGTTATGCATTATGTCATTGATGATTGGAGTCGCTGAAATCAGTTTTAGCGACTTCTTCAATGGCAACCAACACGCCAACTCTATTTATGTTGTTAGTCGAATCCCTCGACTGTTCGCGATTGTACTTGCCGGTGCGGGCTTGAGTGTCGCTGGCTTGATCATGCAACAGATCGTGCAGAACAAGTTTGCCGCGCCTTCGACTATGGGTACCATTGACTGCGCCATGCTTGGCTACATAGTCGGTATTCTGGTTCTGGGCAATGCAGCGCAATGGAGCTACTTAGGTTTCATTTTCGCGTTTGCGGTTTTCGGAACCATGCTATTGGTCCGCTTTCTACAACACCTTAAGTTTAAGAATGCGGTGTTGGTGCCTTTGATTGGCATCATGTATGGCAACGTTGTTTCGTCTCTAACAACCTTTATTGCTTACAAGTACGACTTAGTACAAACCATGTCGGCATGGACAATGGCGAACTTTGCGAGTGTGTTGCAAGGCAGCTATGAAATTCTTTACCTCGCAGTGCCTGCTTGTGTGTTGGCTTACTACTTCGCGAGTCAGTTCAGTGCGGCGAGTATTGGCGAGAGCTTTGCGAAAAACATCGGCTTGAATTATCAGAAGATCGTCTTCATTGGTGTTGCATTGGTCGCTATCTGTGCCTCTTCTGTAGTGATGATTGTCGGTGTTATCCCATTCCTTGGCCTTATCGTGCCGAATATCGTGTCGCTAATGATGGGCGATAACATGAAGAAGATTCTGCCTTGGACAGCCTATTGGGGCGTGATCTTAGTATTGGTTTGTGACTTGTTAGCTCGAATCGTCATCTTCCCTTACGAGATTCCAATCTCGATGGTAATCAGTGTCTTTGGCGGCTTGATTTTTATCTACCTAATCATGAGAGACAAGTCGAATGCGTGA
- a CDS encoding iron chelate uptake ABC transporter family permease subunit — MRDSVKIAILAIASLCMAAVFVGQGLTWDNYEFFLSLRLPKLLSIVLAAVAISASSLVFQTITNNRILTPSILGFDSLYMLVQTVLLFVFGSTSFWVIDSIANFSMSVTVMILFSFALFHFYFKSKRNNVFTLLLIGIVCGSVFSSLANFLAMLIDPNEFAVLQNVMFASFNNVKGELVYLSLIPLGLSLLGLWLLAPKLDVLWLGVDNATSLGVNTKRLTQITLVIVSVMVAVSTALVGPVLFFGLITVSLARQIFSSYQHRTLIIASSLLAVVLLVSGQWFIEKVMAFETTVSVIINLVGGLYFMFLLLRTRIQ, encoded by the coding sequence ATGCGTGATTCAGTAAAAATTGCGATTCTGGCCATCGCGTCTTTGTGTATGGCGGCAGTATTTGTGGGGCAGGGACTTACGTGGGATAACTATGAGTTCTTCTTGTCTCTGCGACTACCCAAACTGCTGTCGATTGTGCTGGCGGCGGTGGCGATCTCGGCGTCGTCATTGGTTTTCCAAACCATCACTAATAATCGAATTCTAACCCCATCCATCTTGGGCTTTGATAGCTTGTATATGCTGGTTCAAACGGTACTTCTGTTTGTATTTGGCAGTACCAGTTTCTGGGTGATTGATTCAATCGCAAACTTTTCGATGTCTGTGACTGTGATGATTTTGTTCTCGTTTGCTCTGTTCCATTTCTATTTTAAGAGCAAGCGAAATAACGTATTCACACTGCTTCTGATTGGTATCGTATGTGGCAGCGTATTCTCGAGCTTAGCGAACTTCCTTGCGATGTTGATTGATCCCAATGAATTTGCGGTGTTGCAGAATGTGATGTTTGCAAGCTTCAATAACGTGAAAGGCGAACTGGTTTACCTCAGCCTTATTCCATTAGGTTTGAGCTTGCTTGGCCTGTGGTTATTAGCACCTAAGCTTGATGTGCTTTGGCTTGGTGTCGATAACGCAACAAGCTTGGGCGTGAATACCAAGCGACTGACTCAGATTACCTTGGTTATTGTGTCAGTGATGGTCGCGGTATCAACTGCCTTGGTTGGCCCGGTACTTTTCTTCGGTTTAATCACAGTAAGTTTGGCTCGTCAGATATTCAGTTCTTATCAGCACCGTACTCTAATCATCGCTAGCAGCTTGTTAGCGGTAGTGTTGCTCGTGTCTGGTCAATGGTTCATCGAAAAAGTAATGGCGTTTGAAACCACAGTGAGTGTGATCATTAACTTGGTCGGTGGTTTGTATTTTATGTTCTTGTTGTTACGCACCAGAATTCAGTAA
- a CDS encoding ABC transporter ATP-binding protein: MIKLTGLTKKYGKSLVVDDASAMFPKGEVTSIIGPNGAGKSTLLSMASRLTESDAGEVVIGDKLLAEWDTKELAKHLAVLRQSNNINMRFTIRELVCFGRFPHSQGRLKDEDHKIVDTALEHLGITDIQNKYLDELSGGQRQMAFIAMVVAQDTDYVFLDEPLNNLDIKHSVEIMQTLRRLAHEFNKAVVIVIHDINFASCYSDNIVAMKKGQVVKSGKVSEVVEKSVMESIYEIPFEIREFDGVRICMYYSGR; the protein is encoded by the coding sequence GTGATTAAATTAACAGGTTTAACTAAGAAGTATGGCAAGTCACTCGTGGTTGATGATGCCAGTGCTATGTTCCCGAAAGGAGAAGTGACTTCTATCATTGGCCCAAATGGTGCGGGTAAAAGTACACTGCTTTCAATGGCAAGCCGTTTAACAGAAAGTGACGCGGGTGAAGTGGTCATTGGCGATAAGTTATTGGCTGAGTGGGATACCAAAGAGCTAGCCAAGCACCTTGCCGTGTTAAGACAGTCAAACAACATCAATATGCGATTTACGATTCGTGAGTTGGTCTGTTTTGGTCGTTTCCCACATTCTCAAGGCCGCTTGAAAGACGAAGATCATAAGATCGTCGATACGGCACTAGAGCACCTTGGCATTACCGACATCCAAAACAAATACCTTGATGAATTGAGTGGCGGTCAGCGTCAAATGGCGTTTATCGCGATGGTTGTGGCGCAAGATACAGATTATGTGTTCTTAGATGAGCCTCTGAATAATCTAGATATTAAACACTCGGTTGAAATCATGCAGACACTGCGTCGTTTAGCGCATGAGTTCAATAAAGCGGTGGTGATCGTGATTCACGACATCAATTTTGCTTCTTGTTACTCTGATAACATTGTCGCGATGAAGAAGGGCCAAGTGGTTAAGTCGGGTAAGGTCTCTGAAGTGGTTGAAAAGTCAGTGATGGAATCGATCTACGAGATCCCATTTGAGATTCGCGAGTTCGATGGCGTTCGAATCTGTATGTATTATTCAGGTCGTTAG
- a CDS encoding HD-GYP domain-containing protein: MSRKPIVLVVDDTPSNLDVLTAILKDTYQVKVAINGTIGIKIAKMVPQPDLILLDIMMPDIDGYEVCRQLKAQPNTAHIPIIFVTAKIGPEAEVKGLSLGAVDYLTKPITPEIALQRVKTHIALYDQQRALFSQVKEKTQEINLGKLETLNILGRAAEFKDNETGMHVMRMSHYCEILAKALGMTDEDAETLRDAAPMHDIGKIGIPDSVLLKPGKLDADEWTTMQKHVEFGVEILGRQGDSKLMRMAIQVAQYHHEKWDGSGYPNQIAGEDIPLVGRIAAVADVFDALTAERPYKKAWSVDEALSLFEEQKGKHFDPTIVDLFFVNLPEILAIKEKFKDE; encoded by the coding sequence ATGAGTCGTAAACCTATAGTGTTAGTCGTGGATGACACCCCAAGTAACTTAGATGTGTTAACGGCAATCCTCAAAGATACCTATCAAGTTAAGGTCGCGATTAACGGTACTATCGGTATCAAAATAGCGAAGATGGTGCCGCAGCCAGATCTTATTCTCCTTGATATCATGATGCCTGACATCGATGGCTACGAAGTGTGCCGTCAATTAAAAGCTCAGCCAAATACTGCGCATATCCCCATTATATTCGTTACCGCAAAGATTGGCCCTGAAGCCGAAGTAAAAGGCTTGTCCTTAGGTGCTGTTGATTATTTAACGAAGCCAATTACACCTGAAATTGCACTACAACGTGTAAAAACCCATATTGCTCTTTATGACCAGCAACGAGCTTTGTTTAGTCAGGTGAAAGAGAAAACCCAAGAGATCAATCTCGGCAAACTAGAAACGCTCAACATATTGGGTAGAGCCGCTGAATTTAAAGATAACGAAACAGGCATGCATGTTATGCGCATGAGCCATTATTGCGAGATATTAGCCAAAGCCTTGGGCATGACAGACGAAGATGCCGAGACCTTACGTGATGCAGCGCCGATGCATGATATTGGCAAGATTGGCATTCCTGACAGTGTGTTACTGAAGCCAGGCAAATTGGATGCCGATGAATGGACTACAATGCAGAAACACGTCGAGTTCGGTGTTGAAATCCTTGGTAGGCAGGGCGATTCCAAACTGATGCGTATGGCCATTCAAGTCGCGCAGTATCACCATGAAAAGTGGGATGGCAGTGGTTACCCAAACCAGATAGCCGGCGAAGATATTCCATTGGTCGGACGAATTGCGGCCGTTGCTGACGTATTTGATGCCCTGACAGCAGAGCGTCCTTATAAGAAGGCTTGGAGTGTCGATGAGGCGCTGAGCTTGTTTGAAGAACAGAAAGGCAAGCATTTTGATCCGACTATCGTCGATCTTTTTTTCGTCAACTTGCCCGAAATACTAGCGATTAAAGAGAAATTTAAAGATGAATAA
- a CDS encoding ATP-binding protein: protein MNKRFVIWIKQCFILISSLLFLLIGLPHAHAVSVSEDDLTRWLESKPKVTFIALSSHYPYSFIDDRGEVSGIIRDWANEFELNYGIETDFISVNSNSDAKQALLDGKGDVFPFQQFDPSEGGRFLATNPYIPYQIAVILPTDDPTTDNIEQSDKRRIAMVQDSIDLEKSGVQLSSIERVQFDTAIDAIRALEDGSVDGMLAEPVTTLNLAHKSGVYSLAVNYVLDRWKYIEAAMVVRTKDTELLALLNQQIATFDIGKKNRILSHWLKDSPYRTPVKGVFGFGNPPYMYPDSTSVGIEHDIMQRALNNMGYRLGDVVTLPRSAANQAIDNNSSISFVSGIQADGSSVHFLSDKVMDVEFVPVSLKRRNLNLKSAKNLSLGALLFDETSPIKNSVELLKDKVSIDRIEDIDSLESAFSQLRAQNVDLLMVEKRVLRWFVTNTRFIEMREIELHEDFKVDYPIYVDFRTPKLRDSFNEAIKYLKQTDDEFEQILETQVKNDLTPVLRKADIIAQISAYFIVNDRFEELPKIFDIFDAEHTFKVISAQADNNKRPIESWYLGEVLDSSLSKKNTSELSSVTKGAGYKTQTGSINAGFMTFYFDVNSVESNYVYFPSIDQFESFGEGAQRYISDVYQSNSLTGELLNLSQKERQWIKDHPELKIGIDPNSLPYEALSNKDEYIGMIDDYLKLIEQKTGLRLSHVDVESWQETRRLVDHRRVHLVSAAVENRSLGESVKPAKALFSSRLAIASRRDVNSIVLKEAKGWKLGILASGANTEAIVESYPNIEWDLVESTKEGLDRVESGELDGFIDTVDVLNYLINSFGYRGIGIIGRLDFFLSPTLHVIKSEPLLLSIVNKAIGSISAEDHQKISAKWAAPKAIEKVDYQLVYTISVFSVVIVLLIVFWNRKLSKQITIANNATEALRKAQNQLYNILNTSPIAASVIVDEQVRYANDTAKRLFGVERRELSSIDVEVVYNTLSDRDDLYKELSLNGKVVNRELMLRKFDGSRFVALVSYYLLELDGEVATLFWAFDISEMKRLNEQLEEEKKRADLASQAKSEFLANMSHEIRTPMNAIIGLSYLAIGEISNPVARNYIEKVHRSGHSLLTIINDILDFSKIEAGQLVIDSIPFDPVTTFKDVIELMESKAIEKQLNLSMSIAPELETPMLGDPLRLFQVILNLIGNAIKFTEHGQVTLAVELVKSDENSVSMKIIVSDTGIGISEENLHKLFQAFSQADSTTTRRFGGTGLGLNISQKLVQAMGSEISVVSILGQGSEFSFPLTLPRSNTEELADFKSQELKLDYHIEFKGQRVLLVEDNELNQDLALAYFSRAKLNADLAENGIEAVALAQTNDYEMIFMDLQMPIMDGFEATRKIREFDTKVPIIAMSANVFADAKQRARDAGVTDFLDKPIIIDKATSLLIKYIVPEVMVEEKAAPLDGQAEQLEGLTNQPNSINVISVFSQQRFEQLTHHDAELQNKLIGKFHSSAPNMMVDAFDNLAQDDWITLERNLHTLKSMAASIGGLRFADLMGELEDKAHNRLCDDQALREGEARLVELIAATESQIVKPQVEYMSEASAMGTVVKEDQRVKLLSLLEAYDNDATQYVAELLKEYPNSVALNDVQSALDNYDFERACQVLSTLE, encoded by the coding sequence ATGAATAAGCGCTTTGTTATATGGATTAAGCAGTGCTTTATACTCATTTCCAGTTTGTTGTTTCTTCTCATTGGTTTACCACATGCTCATGCCGTGAGTGTTAGTGAAGATGATTTAACCCGGTGGTTAGAAAGTAAACCTAAAGTGACCTTTATCGCGCTTTCCAGTCATTATCCTTATTCGTTTATTGATGATAGAGGGGAGGTGTCAGGTATCATTCGGGATTGGGCGAACGAGTTTGAACTTAATTATGGAATTGAGACGGATTTTATAAGCGTAAACTCTAATTCTGACGCGAAACAAGCGCTACTTGATGGGAAAGGAGATGTTTTCCCTTTCCAACAGTTTGATCCGAGCGAAGGTGGGCGATTTCTCGCTACTAATCCTTACATCCCTTACCAAATCGCGGTGATTCTTCCTACCGACGACCCTACCACCGACAACATTGAGCAGTCCGATAAGCGGCGTATCGCCATGGTTCAAGATAGTATCGATCTAGAAAAGTCGGGGGTACAACTCAGCTCAATCGAAAGAGTCCAATTTGATACTGCGATTGATGCTATCCGAGCACTGGAAGATGGTTCAGTCGATGGGATGCTCGCCGAGCCCGTTACAACATTAAATCTTGCTCACAAGAGTGGTGTATACAGTTTAGCGGTCAATTACGTTCTCGACCGCTGGAAATACATAGAAGCTGCAATGGTTGTTCGAACTAAGGACACCGAATTGCTTGCTTTGTTAAACCAACAAATTGCAACGTTTGATATTGGGAAGAAAAACCGGATCCTATCGCATTGGTTAAAAGACTCACCCTACCGAACTCCAGTTAAAGGGGTGTTTGGTTTTGGTAATCCACCATATATGTACCCGGATAGCACTTCTGTCGGTATCGAACACGACATTATGCAAAGGGCTCTAAACAACATGGGCTACCGACTTGGTGACGTTGTCACGTTGCCTCGTAGTGCTGCGAATCAAGCCATCGATAACAATAGTTCGATATCGTTTGTCTCAGGGATACAGGCTGACGGGTCTTCAGTGCACTTTTTGAGTGACAAAGTCATGGATGTTGAATTCGTGCCAGTTTCGTTAAAAAGACGTAACTTGAACCTCAAATCTGCCAAGAACCTATCTTTAGGTGCTTTGTTATTCGATGAAACATCACCAATAAAAAATTCTGTCGAACTACTTAAAGATAAGGTGAGCATCGATCGAATTGAAGATATTGATAGCTTAGAGTCTGCATTTTCTCAACTACGAGCACAAAATGTTGATTTGTTAATGGTCGAAAAACGGGTATTAAGATGGTTTGTGACAAATACTCGTTTCATTGAAATGCGTGAAATCGAACTACACGAAGATTTTAAAGTCGATTATCCAATTTATGTTGATTTTAGAACGCCCAAGTTAAGAGACAGTTTTAACGAAGCGATTAAATATTTAAAGCAAACTGATGATGAGTTTGAACAGATACTTGAAACCCAAGTTAAGAATGATCTTACTCCTGTACTTAGAAAAGCCGATATTATCGCTCAAATCTCCGCTTACTTTATTGTGAATGACCGCTTCGAAGAACTCCCTAAGATCTTTGACATATTCGATGCTGAGCACACATTCAAGGTTATTTCTGCTCAAGCGGATAATAATAAAAGACCGATTGAATCTTGGTATTTAGGCGAAGTATTAGATTCTTCGCTGAGTAAAAAGAATACGTCTGAATTATCGTCTGTTACCAAAGGTGCTGGTTATAAAACGCAAACAGGAAGTATTAATGCGGGCTTCATGACATTTTATTTTGATGTCAATTCGGTTGAGAGTAATTATGTGTATTTCCCTTCAATTGACCAATTTGAGTCATTTGGTGAAGGAGCTCAGCGTTATATCTCAGATGTTTACCAATCGAACAGCCTGACTGGTGAACTTCTTAACCTAAGTCAGAAAGAGCGTCAATGGATCAAGGATCATCCCGAACTAAAGATAGGTATCGATCCAAACTCATTACCTTATGAAGCTTTGTCAAACAAGGATGAATATATAGGGATGATTGATGATTACCTCAAGTTAATTGAACAAAAAACCGGACTGCGCCTTAGTCATGTCGACGTTGAAAGTTGGCAAGAAACTCGTCGCCTCGTTGATCATCGACGAGTACATTTAGTGTCAGCTGCGGTTGAGAACCGCTCATTAGGCGAAAGTGTAAAGCCAGCAAAAGCGCTATTCTCTAGTCGCCTTGCGATAGCTTCAAGGCGTGATGTAAATAGTATTGTGCTTAAAGAGGCTAAAGGTTGGAAGCTTGGAATATTAGCCAGTGGTGCTAATACCGAAGCCATTGTTGAAAGTTACCCAAATATTGAATGGGATCTTGTCGAATCCACCAAAGAAGGGTTGGATCGAGTTGAATCTGGTGAGCTCGATGGATTTATTGATACTGTCGATGTGTTGAATTATTTGATCAATTCATTTGGTTATCGAGGTATCGGAATTATTGGTCGATTGGATTTCTTTTTATCGCCGACCTTACACGTCATTAAATCAGAGCCGTTATTACTGTCTATTGTTAACAAAGCAATAGGAAGTATCTCTGCAGAAGACCACCAAAAAATATCCGCTAAATGGGCGGCACCTAAAGCGATTGAAAAAGTTGATTACCAACTCGTTTATACCATCTCGGTATTTTCCGTAGTGATAGTATTGTTGATTGTATTTTGGAATAGGAAATTATCTAAGCAAATCACTATTGCTAATAACGCTACCGAAGCACTTCGTAAAGCACAAAATCAGCTTTACAACATTTTGAACACGTCCCCTATAGCAGCTAGTGTTATTGTCGACGAACAAGTTCGTTATGCGAATGATACGGCGAAACGTCTTTTTGGAGTAGAACGAAGAGAGCTTTCTTCTATTGATGTTGAAGTCGTTTATAACACTTTATCCGATCGTGATGATTTGTATAAAGAACTGAGTCTTAACGGTAAGGTTGTGAATAGGGAGTTAATGCTTCGGAAATTTGATGGCAGTCGTTTTGTCGCCCTTGTTAGTTACTACCTACTCGAGCTTGATGGGGAAGTCGCGACTCTATTTTGGGCTTTTGATATTTCAGAAATGAAACGCCTAAATGAACAACTAGAAGAAGAGAAAAAGCGAGCCGATTTGGCGAGCCAAGCCAAATCTGAATTCTTAGCTAACATGAGCCATGAAATAAGAACGCCGATGAACGCGATTATTGGTTTATCTTATCTAGCGATTGGGGAAATATCTAATCCGGTCGCTCGAAACTATATTGAGAAAGTGCATCGTTCGGGTCATTCATTATTAACTATCATCAACGATATTCTTGATTTCTCAAAGATAGAAGCGGGTCAGCTTGTTATCGATAGTATTCCATTTGATCCTGTAACGACATTCAAAGATGTGATTGAGTTGATGGAGTCGAAAGCAATCGAAAAGCAGCTGAATTTATCAATGTCGATTGCGCCGGAACTAGAGACGCCAATGCTTGGTGACCCATTGAGGCTATTTCAGGTAATCCTGAACCTTATTGGTAATGCCATTAAATTTACAGAGCATGGGCAAGTAACCTTAGCCGTTGAACTGGTCAAATCTGACGAGAACAGTGTGAGTATGAAGATCATTGTTTCTGATACCGGGATAGGCATATCAGAAGAGAACCTACATAAACTTTTTCAAGCGTTTAGCCAAGCAGATAGTACCACCACACGTAGGTTTGGTGGCACAGGTTTAGGGCTTAATATCAGTCAAAAGCTTGTACAAGCCATGGGCAGTGAAATTTCAGTAGTGAGCATATTGGGACAGGGCAGTGAGTTCTCTTTTCCTTTGACGCTACCTCGGTCGAACACAGAGGAACTCGCGGACTTTAAGTCGCAAGAACTTAAACTGGATTATCATATTGAGTTTAAAGGACAAAGGGTGTTGTTGGTTGAAGACAACGAGCTGAACCAAGATTTAGCTCTGGCATATTTTAGTCGTGCTAAATTGAATGCTGATCTAGCCGAAAATGGCATAGAAGCTGTGGCGTTAGCTCAAACTAACGATTATGAAATGATTTTTATGGACCTTCAAATGCCGATTATGGATGGCTTCGAAGCGACACGAAAAATTAGAGAGTTTGATACGAAAGTTCCTATCATTGCGATGTCGGCCAATGTATTCGCTGATGCAAAACAGAGAGCAAGAGACGCAGGGGTAACGGATTTCTTAGATAAGCCAATAATCATTGATAAAGCGACCTCTTTGCTTATCAAATACATCGTGCCAGAGGTGATGGTAGAAGAGAAGGCAGCGCCGTTAGATGGGCAGGCAGAGCAACTCGAAGGCCTAACAAATCAACCTAACAGCATTAATGTGATCAGTGTGTTTTCTCAGCAACGATTTGAACAGCTCACTCATCATGATGCAGAACTTCAAAACAAACTGATTGGGAAGTTCCATAGCAGTGCCCCAAACATGATGGTTGATGCGTTTGATAATTTGGCACAAGACGATTGGATTACGCTTGAAAGAAACCTGCATACTTTGAAAAGTATGGCAGCGTCGATTGGCGGCCTCCGGTTTGCTGATTTGATGGGAGAGTTAGAAGATAAAGCTCACAATCGTTTGTGTGATGATCAAGCCCTCAGAGAAGGTGAGGCGAGGTTAGTTGAGCTTATTGCAGCAACGGAAAGCCAGATTGTGAAGCCACAAGTAGAATACATGAGTGAAGCAAGTGCGATGGGAACCGTGGTCAAAGAAGATCAAAGGGTTAAGCTACTCTCGCTGCTGGAAGCTTATGATAACGATGCAACGCAATACGTGGCCGAGTTACTTAAAGAGTATCCAAATTCTGTTGCGCTTAACGATGTGCAAAGTGCGTTAGATAATTATGACTTCGAGCGAGCCTGTCAGGTTCTCAGTACCTTGGAATAA
- a CDS encoding LysR family transcriptional regulator produces MINPLWLNTFKTLVEVGHFTQTAEKLYMTQPGVSQHIKKLEQACNCDLLSRENKSFELTEQGRIMYRYALKLEKDQEDLFESLSFDNPYAGQCHLSCSGSLSLRLYPKLLELQQQHQDLSINLEAAPNKKILNDLIQGTTDIGIVRHSPNDSYYQSQVIGKEALCLIVHSSLAHLEITPQVLHDIGLIAHPDSAHYLSLYFDLCGDKDLANINVNEIPRSGYINQLHQILLPVSKGLGFTVLPAGAVEHFPERDKLHVVPPKIEVEEILYLVQKRNRKLPHRYDTVIDLIKQNVSG; encoded by the coding sequence ATGATCAATCCACTTTGGCTCAATACATTTAAGACTCTGGTTGAAGTTGGACATTTCACCCAAACGGCTGAAAAGTTGTACATGACACAACCAGGGGTCAGCCAGCACATCAAGAAGCTTGAACAAGCTTGCAATTGTGACCTGTTATCGAGAGAAAATAAAAGCTTCGAGCTGACCGAACAGGGTCGGATTATGTATCGCTATGCGCTCAAGCTAGAAAAAGACCAAGAAGATTTATTCGAATCTCTGAGTTTTGACAATCCTTATGCTGGGCAATGTCATCTATCCTGTTCGGGTTCACTCTCTTTACGTCTGTATCCCAAGCTTCTTGAACTTCAGCAGCAACACCAAGATCTGAGCATTAACTTAGAAGCAGCTCCAAACAAAAAGATATTGAACGACCTAATCCAAGGCACCACCGATATCGGCATTGTTAGGCACTCCCCAAACGACAGTTACTATCAGAGCCAAGTCATTGGTAAAGAAGCACTCTGCCTCATCGTTCACAGCAGTCTGGCTCACTTAGAGATAACTCCACAAGTACTGCACGACATTGGCCTGATTGCGCATCCAGATTCTGCTCACTACCTGTCTTTGTATTTCGATCTGTGTGGAGACAAGGATCTCGCGAACATCAACGTTAATGAAATACCAAGATCTGGCTACATCAATCAGCTTCACCAGATCTTGCTGCCAGTATCGAAAGGGTTAGGCTTTACCGTCTTACCGGCAGGTGCAGTTGAGCACTTCCCGGAAAGAGACAAGTTGCACGTTGTGCCACCCAAAATAGAGGTTGAGGAAATACTGTATCTGGTTCAAAAACGAAACCGAAAACTGCCGCACCGATACGATACGGTTATCGATCTGATCAAACAGAACGTGAGTGGTTAG